From the Theobroma cacao cultivar B97-61/B2 chromosome 2, Criollo_cocoa_genome_V2, whole genome shotgun sequence genome, one window contains:
- the LOC18607710 gene encoding B-box zinc finger protein 20 isoform X1, whose protein sequence is MKIWCDVCDKEEAVVFCSADEAALCESCDRRVHHANKLARNHSRFSLLHPTFKESPLCDICQVRRAFLFCQEDRAILCRECDLPIHRTNEHTQKHNRFLLTGVKLSSSSSSPCLNPTSSSSNGHNATTIDSETKSSQSCKRFRSVSNNEIFSSPSIEKPLPSTTDKVEDNCTSDTVSISTSSISEYLMETLPGWRVDDFLEPSFAANGFCKTFEQFLPVKGGDCVNLELFSI, encoded by the exons ATGAAGATTTGGTGTGATGTGTGCGACAAAGAAGAAGCCGTGGTCTTCTGCTCTGCTGATGAAGCTGCTCTTTGTGAAAGCTGTGATCGTCGAGTTCACCATGCAAACAAGCTAGCTAGGAATCACTCTCGTTTCTCCCTTCTCCATCCGACCTTCAAAGAATCGCCACTATGTGACATCTGTCAG GTGAGGCGTGCGTTTCTTTTTTGTCAAGAAGATAGAGCAATTCTTTGCAGAGAATGTGACCTTCCAATTCACAGAACCAATGAACATACCCAGAAACATAACAGGTTTCTTCTAACGGGTGTCAagctctcttcttcttcttcttccccttGTTTAAACCCAACTTCATCCTCCTCTAATGGCCACAATGCAACAACTATTGACTCTGAGACCAAAAGTTCCCAGTCTTGCAAGAGATTCCGTTCAGTTTCTAATAACGAAATCTTCAGCTCTCCTTCAATCGAGAAACCATTGCCTTCAACAACTGACAAGGTTGAAGATAATTGCACTAGTGACACTGTTTCAATTTCAACAAGCAGTATATCCGAGTACTTGATGGAAACATTACCAGGTTGGCGCGTGGACGATTTTCTTGAGCCTTCATTCGCTGCCAATGGTTTCTGTAAG ACTTTTGAGCAATTTTTACCAGTGAAGGGAGGTGATTGTGTGAATCTTGAGTTGTTCTCCATCTGA
- the LOC18607710 gene encoding B-box zinc finger protein 20 isoform X2 — MKIWCDVCDKEEAVVFCSADEAALCESCDRRVHHANKLARNHSRFSLLHPTFKESPLCDICQVRRAFLFCQEDRAILCRECDLPIHRTNEHTQKHNRFLLTGVKLSSSSSSPCLNPTSSSSNGHNATTIDSETKSSQSCKRFRSVSNNEIFSSPSIEKPLPSTTDKVEDNCTSDTVSISTSSISEYLMETLPGWRVDDFLEPSFAANGFYF, encoded by the exons ATGAAGATTTGGTGTGATGTGTGCGACAAAGAAGAAGCCGTGGTCTTCTGCTCTGCTGATGAAGCTGCTCTTTGTGAAAGCTGTGATCGTCGAGTTCACCATGCAAACAAGCTAGCTAGGAATCACTCTCGTTTCTCCCTTCTCCATCCGACCTTCAAAGAATCGCCACTATGTGACATCTGTCAG GTGAGGCGTGCGTTTCTTTTTTGTCAAGAAGATAGAGCAATTCTTTGCAGAGAATGTGACCTTCCAATTCACAGAACCAATGAACATACCCAGAAACATAACAGGTTTCTTCTAACGGGTGTCAagctctcttcttcttcttcttccccttGTTTAAACCCAACTTCATCCTCCTCTAATGGCCACAATGCAACAACTATTGACTCTGAGACCAAAAGTTCCCAGTCTTGCAAGAGATTCCGTTCAGTTTCTAATAACGAAATCTTCAGCTCTCCTTCAATCGAGAAACCATTGCCTTCAACAACTGACAAGGTTGAAGATAATTGCACTAGTGACACTGTTTCAATTTCAACAAGCAGTATATCCGAGTACTTGATGGAAACATTACCAGGTTGGCGCGTGGACGATTTTCTTGAGCCTTCATTCGCTGCCAATGGTTTCT ACTTTTGA